ggagtagtggtaacatgagacacagtgatggtgggttgtgtttaggagtagtattaacatgagacagtgatggtgggttgtgtttaggagtagtattaacatgagacacagtgaaggtgggttgtgtttaggagtagtattaacatgagacacagtgatgatggtgggggttgtgtttaggagtagtattaacatgagacacagtgatggtgggttgtgtttaggagtagtattaacatgagacacagtgatggtgggttgtgtttaggagtagtattaacatgagacacagtgatggtgggttgtgtttaggagtagtattaacatgagacagtgatggtgggttgtgtttaggagtagtattaacatgagacacagtgatggtgggttgtgtttaggagtagtattaacatgagacacagtgatggtgggttgtgtttaggagtagtattaacatgagccacagtgatggtgggttgtgtttaggagtagtattaacatgagacacagtgatggtgggttgtgtttaggagtagtattaaatcaaatcaaataacattttatttgtcacatacactgaatacaacaggtgtagtagaccttacagtgaaattcttactttaaagcccttaaccaacaatgcagttttaagaaaataccccccaaaagcaagagataagaataacacaTAATCgaccccacaaatgctgatgctccagatactcaacttgtcacgttctgaccttagttcctttcttatgtctttgtgttaggttggtcagggcgtgagttggggtgggtagtctatgttcttttttctatgttatatttctatgtgtttggcctagtatggttctcaatcagaggcaggtgtcgtttgttgtctctgattgagaatcatacttaggtagcctgttttccccatttggTTGTGagtgtttaatttctgttttgTTTCTGTTCACCTGGCAGAACTGTTTCCGTTTTCCCTTTGTTAttattttgtgtagtgttcagtttgttcTATTAAAACATGACGGACAtttaccatgctgcattttggtcctcctctccttccaccaacgaGAAGCGTTgcacaactagtctaaagaaggtgtggtggttcatttctttactatcaaataaggagagacaaacttatcacaccagtcagagttatacttaaactaaatctttaATAATAAGATCTTTGCAATGACTTTCAACGATTCATCATTTCTCATGAACCATTGAGAGTGACAACATAATGGCTACTGAGATattttatagcaaagatccaccccccTATTCGACATAACAAACCAGAGATATTAGGAACAGTTCACAAAGTGAGACTTTATAAATGAGAAAGGAGTATCCCGTAGCCTGGTCCTCCATCCTCAGGGTCTGGTGGGCAGTATGGCACCTTCCTGCAGTGGCAGGCATGGATCCAAGTAGACCTATCAGCTACGCAAACAGCAGTGGGGGTAATCAGCATCACCTGGTATGGTCGAGCCAACCTCTGCTGGTTCCAATGCTTTCGTCTCAGGTCTTTCACCACCACTCAGTCACCTGGTTGCAGTTTTTGCAGGATCCCCACCAGAGGCTGGGGTAGAGCCGCTTTCACCCTGGGGAAAATAGCATTCAGAACATTGTCTAGAGCTGTACGATAACTTACCATGTCATCGTCACAGTCCATCAGTGTCAGCTTGTTCTGTGGGAAGGGAGAATTGATCGTCCTCATTGGTCTACCTGTTAGAACCTCATGAGGAGCCAATCCAgtggcaacctttcggttactagtccaacactctaaccactaggcctcccTGCCACAGTTAGTTTGACCTATATACTGTGTAGGATGTGTGTTTTAACTTTTCTACATCCATAACAACCAGCTCTTTTGACTTTGATACAGACTCAATGGGCCTTACGGGCCTTCACTACagatgctctgtgtgtgtgtgtcacttgcTGTTTATCCTCACAGCTTGAGGATAGGAGTTATCATTGAACCTGGTGGTCAGTCTTTAGGCTGCTGTACTGTTTGACGGACCGTAGAGGATTGAACATTTATCCTTCTATAATTGTGGATCTGAGAATAAAACAGCTTCACAACAATCAATGTATAAATATGTGTTTACAGTAATACAGACCTGTTGAATAAGTGGTTGTTGTTGATGGGGATGATCATGATGACTTTATTGAATTCATGAGGAAATTATTTTTGCATCATACGACACGTCATCTTAAATAGACAGATGTAGACAGACAtgcaacacatcacacacattacatacatagTGGAATagacttacagacagacagtattcaCATAGACAACCATAtagcacaatacaacacaacacaatatgaGCCTGGTTCATTTTCAGTAATGAGGCCCTGGACCCCATTTACAGTTTCTACTTCAATGTATCAGGTGGAGTTATTCACCAGCTATAGAgagagttgttgtttatgtttctaAGACTGCAGGGTGGGAGATGCAACAATGGCCTTGAGAACAGCAGGAAGTGTGTTGGTGGTCTTTCTCTGGTCTGTAGCAGGTATGGTCTCATTCATAGCTTGACATGTTTTTCAATCTACAGGCATCAGTGTCATTGGCTTAATTCTGATACCATTGTGCTGTGTGATTGTGTTTCAGTGGTACTGGGTCAGGATGGCTGGAGTGTTACATACACCACTCAGAGTATCTGTACCTTGAAGGGGTCAACAGTAGAGCCGTCCTCCTCTTACACATATCCCAGTGGTCATAAAGTCACAACAACCTTCTGGTTCACTAAATATGATGCTGAGGAGAATTATGTTAGTCTGAAGGATGACCCAGACTACAAAGGACGTGTGACGTACCGTGAGGATAAAGAGAATGGTCACATCCTGACAAtcacagacctgagagagagTGACTCAGCTACATACATGTTCAGATTTACAGATCAGACTGGGAAGTGGAgatatactggcaaacctggagtcactctgtctgttacaggtacagttacattctatatactggcaaacctggagtcactctgtctgttacaggtacagttacattctatatactggcaaacctggagtcactctgtctgttacaggtacagttacattctatatactggcaaacctggagtcactctgtctgttacaggtacagttacattctatattctggcaaacctggagtcactctgtctgttacaggtacagttacattctatatactggcaaacctggagtcactctgtctgttacaggtacagttacattctatatactggcaaacctggagtcactctgtctgttacaggtacagttacattctatatactggcaaacctggagtcactctgtctgttacaggtacagttattCATTCTGGCAAACCTATcactggcaaacctggagtcactctgtctgttacaggtacagttacattctatatactggcaaacctggagtcactctgtctgttacaggtacagttacattctatatactggcaaacctggagtcactctgtctgttacaggtacagttacattctatatactggcaaacctggagtcactctgtctgttacaggtacagttacattctatatactggcaaacctggagtcactctgtctgttacaggtacagttacattctatatactggcaaacctggagtcactctgtctgttacaggtacagttacattctatatactggcaaacctggagtcactctgtctgttacaggtacagttacattctatatactggcaaacctggagtcactctgtctgttacaggtacagttacattctatatactggcaaacctggagtcactctgtctgttacaggtacagttacattctatatactggcaaacctggagtcactctgtctgttacaggtacagttacattctatatactggcaaacctggagtcactctgtctgttacaggtacagttacattctatatactggcaaacctggagtcactctgtctgttacaggtacagttacattctatatactggcaaacctggagtcactctgtctgttacaggtacagttacattctatatactggcaaacctggagtcactctgtctgttacaggtacagttacattctatatactggcaaacctggagtcactctgtctgttacaggtacagttacattctatatactggcaaacctggagtcactctgtctgttacaggtacagttacattctatatactggcaaacctggagtcactctgtctgttacaggtacagttacattctatatactggcaaacctggagtcactctgtctgttacaggtacagttacattctatatactggcaaacctggagtcactctgtctgttacaggtacagttacattctatatactggcaaacctggagtcactctgtctgttacaggtacagttacattctatatactggcaaacctggagtcactctgtctgttacaggtacagttacattctatatactggcaaacctggagtcactctgtctgttacaggtacagttacattctatatactggcaaacctggagtcactctgtctgttacaggttacagttacattctatatactggcaaacctggagtcactctgtctgttacaggtacagttacattctatatactggcaaacctggagtcactctgtctgttacaggtacagttacattcaTTCTGGCAAATATCACTGGCAAACCTGGCaaagtcactctgtctgttacaggtacagttacattctatatactggcaaacctggagtcactctgtctgttacaggtacagttacattctatatactggcaaacctggagtcactctgtctgttacaggtacagttacattctatatactggcaaacctggagtcactctgtctgttacaggtacagttacattctatatactggcaaacctggagtcactctgtctgttacaggtggagtcactctgtctgttaacattctatatactggcaaacctggagtcactctgtctgttacaggtacagtaacattctatatactggcaaacctggagtcactctgtctgttacaggtacagtaacattctatatactggcaaacctggagtcactctgtctgttacaggtacagtaacattctatatactggcaaacctggagtcactctgtctgttacaggtacagtaacattctatatactggcaaacctggagtcactctgtctgttacaggtacagtaacATTCAATATAGGAAAAGTGTCTTGGTTTGTGTTTATGTCTGTATAACATAGGATTTCTTCCATCTTTGTATTAGAGTGATAAGTCAGTGATAAAGGGATTTATAGTGATATTGTTTTTTCTCCAGGTCTTCAGGTGAAGGTGACTGGTGGACATCAGGATAAGACACTGACCTGTATCACCACCTGTACTCTGACTGACAACCCCACCTACATCTGGTACAAGAACGGACATAAAGTAAAGGAGGACACTTCCAGACTGTACTCAGACTCCTTTAGTGATGCAGACAGTTACTCCTGTGCTGTAAAAGGCCATGAGGATCTCCTCTCTCCTGCAAAGTGTAAGTGTGGACTTTTACATACAACATTTGTTTCAGGTTGTCAGACGATCATCATTTAATTTTCTGTGAATGTGACGTTCACTTCTGCTGTAGTTCCATATGCTTTGCCACGCAGTGTTGAATGGGCTTCTAGATATATAATCAAATTCATGAAAATAGAGTCAATGGATGAATTTACTTCTACCAAATACATTTCATTATGTTGTTGTGCTTGTACACCATTGCACTACTTTTTTAAACAAtgaaaaaattgaaaaaaaaccCTACAAAGCTGAGGGACTAGTCACATCCTTGTTACTTTCACAGCATATGATTTTAACTGGTGAAAACTCGTGTTCCTACTTAATCAACAGTGTGGACTTCTTTGAGTTAATTTTTTCGAGATGGgatcacctcgttagtcagtacgTGTTACACATGTGCTCGCTTGTCCATCTGGTTCGTGGGAAGGTATTTCACCTTTGTTGGCCCAGATGATATTTAAATGATGAAGTTTAAGAAATGTGGAGAGTCAACACCTTTACTTGATTTACTGATTTCTGGAAAAACAATTCTTTATCTTCCCTGCTTTTGTTTTTCTCCACTTTTTGGTTTGTTTCCTGTCTTCAAGTTTGGTGTAGGTTTTTActtttttcttatttttcttaTCTTAAAATATTGTGGGTGCTCATGTCTCTGgttccagttgttgttgctagtcaactttcaatggacacccccatgagtgtctttcacAACCTTTCCTAGAAACCGGTCTCATTTTGGTCTTTTTTAGTGACTCTTTGGTATTTCCCCCTTCTGTTTGAGTGACTTTTGGTTTTCTTGCAGGTGAACATAACAAAATAAGTGTATTGGTAATATAAAGGGATTATATTGTCTTCTTGTCTTTCAGGTCagaagtgttggagtgtgacttACACCCATCAGAGTATCTGTGCCTTGAAGGGGTCAACAGTGGACATATCCTGCTCTTACACATATCCCAGTAATCATGAGATCAAACAAGCTTTCTGGTTTACTAAATGGTCTGGTATGGAGGCTGAAGATCTGAGCTCAGCACCAGGGTATGAGGGTCATATAGAGTACCTTGGGGATAAGAAGAGTGACTGTACCCTGAGAATCACAGACCTGAGATTGAGTGACTCTGCTCGGTACAGATTCAGATTGATAACATCCGGAGATCAGTTTTCTGGCTCACCTGTCTCCCTGACTGTCACAGGTAATCTGTCACACATCTCACATCTATTAGTGTAATGACCTTATTAAGGGCAGTCATACAGACATAATAGTGGTATGTGATGGAAAAATACCAAATGTACTATTTCACATAAGAGGACATTCTGAAcaaaaatgcaacatgtaatgTGCATGTTACACATGTTACatagatgtgtcacgctgcatgagacaAATACGCTTTTTgttcatatggaacatttctgggatttattatttcagctcatgaaacatgaaaccaacactttacatgttgtatttatagttttgttcagtgtagttgaaacagagatccgagagagagaatgactgtCATTATTGTCTCTAAAATAGTTTATTCAGATCCGAGAGGGCAGTATGACACAGAGTTACTCTGTCTGTCACAGGTAATACATACTGTGTTAAATACTAGACCAAATGTGCATTATCAATCTACAGACTAACGTCATTTGAATTCAAACAAAATTAATAGTCTAGTTATTGTAGGTTAGTTCAACACATGTCTTGATTTGTGTTTATTCAGTATAAGGGTCAGGATGATAGTCTGTACAGACTGTAATAGGACTGGCTTGCatcatttcttcagaagagaactCAGTAAATTCAAACAGTATGTCGTGTGTTGTATTTCTCTCCAGATCTTCAGGTAAAGATGACAACTTCACTGTTTTCAAGATGGGTGACCCTGAACTGTGGCACGTGTACTCTGACTGACAACCCCACCTACATCTGGTACAAGAACGGACACAAAGTAAAGGAGGACACCTCCAGCCAGGACTCAGACTACCATAACACTGAAGACAGCTTCTCCTGTGCTGTAAAAGGCCATGAGAATCTCCACTCTCCTGCAGTGTGTGCGTGTAGATTCCACTACACTATTCCTCCTCATTAGGCTATATTCATTCATGTTGTTGAATTACACATCTGAAACACTCATCACACAGAAAGATCTGAGAAAAGAATACAGAAAACACTATATTGTCATGTTATTGTTTAAGGTGTCCGTGGTCagaagtgttggagtgtgacctaCCCCCATCAGGGAGTCTGTGCCTTGAAGGGGTCATCAGTGGATATATCCTCCACGTATGACAGTGGTTATGATACGATCACATCAACACTCTGGTTTAGTTCTAAACAAAGTTCCAGCTGGAGGGATGAGTTGATCCCTGAGGACCTAACCACAGACCCAGGGTATGCAGGTCGTGTGGAGTAtgttggagagaaggagagaggtcaCTCCACCCTGAGAATCACAGATCTGAGAGAGGAGGACTCTGCTGAGTACAAGTTCATCTTCAACACACAGACATCAAGATGGGGACACAGTTTCCCTGGAACAACTCTGACTGTCACAGGTAACACTGCACTCACAACCTTCAGGTGAATGTGACTCCTGCCTGGTGATTCAACACTTTGGGAACTTTCCCCAaattccagaaatcctggttggaggattaaTTCCTTCTGATTCTGGTAATATTCTGGAAAACATGGGGATTTTGGGAGAGTTAACAGAACTGTTTAACCCTGTTCCTGCCACAGTGACAATGCAGCTGTGGGTGTTGTCTTTTTTTTACATTGATACAATAGGAACCTTCTGTGTAGGAAAGTCTTTGTTTATTGTAATAGATCAGGTGATTCAGGGTTTTAATGAGGTTTTCTAATCCAGGTCTTCAGGTGCGGATTAAGGATCCAACCAACATCACAGAGGGAAAGGGGCTTTGTCTGTTCTGTGAGTCCATATGCTTTCTGCAGGACAACCCCTCTTACATCTGGTACAAGAACGGACATCGTCTGTTCAGACACAAGACTAAGTACCTGATCCTAGACCCAGTCAGCAGTGAGGATGCCGGCAGATACTCCTGTGCTGTAAACGGCCAGGAGGATCTCCCCTCTGCTGAAGAGACTCTCACTGTCAGATGTGAGTATGTGGGATATAATTCTAGAACTACACACTgattatacaaaacattaagaacacctgctttttccatgacatagaccagATTTCCACAACTGGTGGTCTGCAGGCCAAATTTAGCTtgcgggtggttttatttggccccccacaAGCAAGGTAAGAGTACACATTCTTGCATTATACTATGTGTATTCTTACCTTTTATGTCCTCATCTTTACCAGATGGCCAAAGCAACACCTcagtgtcagtcagtccctctggtgaAATAGTGGAGGGCAGTTCAGTGACTCTGACCTGCAGCAGTGATGCCAACCCACCTGTGGACAAATACACCTGGTACAAGGTAATATACAAGAAAATGTCAATGAGACATTCTGGACAGAGATACACCATCCATAACATCAGCTCTGAGGGCAGAGGAGAATATTACTGTGAGGCTGAGAATGAAGTTGGAGCCAAAATATCAAAGCTTGTTCCTGTAAATGTTTTGTGTAAGTATTGCATATAATCTCCAATTTCGACTCTATTTTACTTGAATTGTGATTTTACAGACATATATTCTGACCTCAAAAGGAAAGTATTGTGACACATTTTTCCATCAGATAAACCAAAGAACACCTcagtgtcagtcagtccctctggtgaAATAGTGGAGGGCAGTTCAGTGACTCTGACCTGCAGCAGTGATGCCAACCCACCTGTGGACAAATACACCTGGTACAAGAAGAACGTAACCTCACCAAAAGCATCAGGACAGAGTTACAGCATCCATAAGGTCAGCTctgaggacagagagggatactACTGTGAGGCTCTGAACATTATAGGGAGAGAGACTATCCCTGTCCATATTAATGTTATATGTAAGTATGACACATTCTGTCCATTTTTGGTGCTCTGTAATTTTACAGATTTCATTCTGACATCATGCATTTATAAACTCATGACCCTGCAGCAGTGTTTTCCTGGGTTcctgtggtgggggtgggggctgTCCTGACTGCTGGAGCTCTTCTTGTCACCATCTACTTCTACATGAAGAGGTGAGCCAGCCATTTACATCTACTGTATTAGTAACATATCAACTTCCACTAGAGGTCAGTAGAGAGCAGAActcactctgtccctcattacaggagacacacaggaggaAGTGAtgacacagcagacagacaggtaatatTGTCAACAACCAAAGTTATTTCAATACCAATACAGCAGAAACAGACAGGAAGCAAATAcatttatgtatgtgtgttttatacagtattgtatttctgtgtctctctctctccacagagtgTCCATCCTGATCCTAACAGTGACATGTACACAGCTCTGAACATGAAGACCAGGTCACCAGAGTATGACACCCTGGCAgtaagtgtgtttagtgtgtgtgtgtctatgtctgtaaAAGTGTTAGAGGGAGGGGTTTGTAAAGTGCTCATTCAATGTGTCTTCTTTCAGAATGTGAGGGACTCCCCAGTGACACAGCCCCTCAAATAGACACTTGGCCCTCCGATTATGAAAACTTcagagaaccaccacagaacctggactgaagagaaccaccacagaacatggactgaagagaaccaccacagaacttggactgaagagaaccaccacagaacctggactgaagagaaccaccacagaacctggactgaagagcAACAGCATCAAACCAAAGCTAGGCCTCACAATGTTATTCTCTCACTATCATATTGCTTTCTTATCTATTAGGTTTTCCAGACAATGACCTTTAACTTTTGAGTGAATGCTGGAATTGAGATTATTTATCTTTAGGAGAACACAGTATGTATATAGATGATCAATACAGTATGTGTATAGATGATCAATACAGTATGTGTATAGATGAtcaatacagtatgtatatagatGATCAATGGAATAGATTGTGCTTCTGCTCTTTTTCTATAAGATTTTGCCATTTCCAGATTTTATTACATTTCACGTCGAAATATGTTGAACTATTCATTAGCTCTGCTCCTTCGGGGTAGCAGTAAACTATAGCAATCCCCCAGCAGGAACACAGAACCTAACAGGTGGAGGCTggggtggtgggaggagctaaAAGCCAGCTCATAATAGCAGCAAGTGGCAGCAGGATGAGTGAGCAGACCTGGTCATCCTAAATAGACTGCCAAATAAGGTA
The DNA window shown above is from Oncorhynchus gorbuscha isolate QuinsamMale2020 ecotype Even-year unplaced genomic scaffold, OgorEven_v1.0 Un_scaffold_1231, whole genome shotgun sequence and carries:
- the LOC124021828 gene encoding uncharacterized protein LOC124021828; translated protein: MALRTAGSVLVVFLWSVAVVLGQDGWSVTYTTQSICTLKGSTVEPSSSYTYPSGHKVTTTFWFTKYDAEENYVSLKDDPDYKGRVTYREDKENGHILTITDLRESDSATYMFRFTDQTGKWRYTGKPGVTLSVTGLQVKVTGGHQDKTLTCITTCTLTDNPTYIWYKNGHKVKEDTSRLYSDSFSDADSYSCAVKGHEDLLSPAKCKSEVLECDLHPSEYLCLEGVNSGHILLLHISQ
- the LOC124021830 gene encoding sialoadhesin-like — protein: MEAEDLSSAPGYEGHIEYLGDKKSDCTLRITDLRLSDSARYRFRLITSGDQFSGSPVSLTVTDLQVKMTTSLFSRWVTLNCGTCTLTDNPTYIWYKNGHKVKEDTSSQDSDYHNTEDSFSCAVKGHENLHSPAVCVRGQKCWSVTYPHQGVCALKGSSVDISSTYDSGYDTITSTLWFSSKQSSSWRDELIPEDLTTDPGYAGRVEYVGEKERGHSTLRITDLREEDSAEYKFIFNTQTSRWGHSFPGTTLTVTGLQVRIKDPTNITEGKGLCLFCESICFLQDNPSYIWYKNGHRLFRHKTKYLILDPVSSEDAGRYSCAVNGQEDLPSAEETLTVRYGQSNTSVSVSPSGEIVEGSSVTLTCSSDANPPVDKYTWYKVIYKKMSMRHSGQRYTIHNISSEGRGEYYCEAENEVGAKISKLVPVNVLYKPKNTSVSVSPSGEIVEGSSVTLTCSSDANPPVDKYTWYKKNVTSPKASGQSYSIHKVSSEDREGYYCEALNIIGRETIPVHINVISVFSWVPVVGVGAVLTAGALLVTIYFYMKRRHTGGSDDTADRQSVHPDPNSDMYTALNMKTRSPEYDTLANVRDSPVTQPLK